A stretch of Hirundo rustica isolate bHirRus1 chromosome 22, bHirRus1.pri.v3, whole genome shotgun sequence DNA encodes these proteins:
- the NADK gene encoding NAD kinase: protein MEMSREKLCASKADGSSDSAYHCSACHGDEEWGSTSRGRAKSRSLSASPALGSTKEFRRTRSLHGPCPVTTFGPKACMLQNPKTIMHIQDPASQRLTWNKPPKSVLVIKKIRDASLLQPFKELCVYLTEENNMIVYVEKKVLEDPAIANDENFGPVKKKFCTFREDYDDISNQIDFIICLGGDGTLLYASSLFQGSVPPVMAFHLGSLGFLTPFNFENFQSQVTQVIEGNAALVLRSRLKVKVVKEHREKTPVQNGIEENGVVPANLEKEVGKQIMQYQVLNEVVVDRGPSSYLSNVDVFLDGHLITTVQGDGVIVSTPTGSTAYAAAAGASMIHPNVPAIMITPICPHSLSFRPIVVPAGVELKIMLSPDARNTAWVSFDGRKRQEICHGDSISITTSCYPLPSICFRDPVSDWFESLAECLHWNVRKKQNNFTVEEEEF from the exons ATGGAGATGAGTCGGGAGAAGCTGTGTGCCAGCAAGGCTGATGGGAGCTCAGACTCTGCCTACCACTGCTCCGCGTGTCACGGCGACGAGGAGTGGGGCAGCACGAGCCGGGGGAGAGCCAAGTCACGGAGCTTGTCGGCTTCACCAGCCCTTGGAAGCACCAAAGAATTCAG GAGAACACGTTCCTTGCATGGACCATGCCCAGTGACCACGTTTGGACCAAAGGCCTGCATGCTGCAGAATCCTAAAACGATTAT GCACATTCAGGATCCAGCAAGCCAGCGGTTGACATGGAACAAACCTCCCAAGAGTGTCCTTGTGATTAAGAAGATCCGTGATGCCAGTCTGCTGCAGCCCTTCAAAGAGCTCTGTGTGTACCTCACTGAG gAGAACAACATGATAGTGTATGTAGAAAAAAAGGTGTTGGAAGACCCTGCTATAGCTAATGATGAGAATTTTGGACCAGTGAAGAAGAAATTTTGCACCTTCAGAGAAG ACTATGATGATATCTCCAATCAGATAGACTTTATCATATGCCTGGGAGGAGATGGGACCTTGCTTTATGCTTCTTCACTTTTCCAG GGTAGTGTACCTCCAGTTATGGCTTTTCATCTGGGATCCCTTGGATTTCTTACTCCATTTaattttgagaattttcagtCCCAAGTCACTCAGGTTATAGAAG GCAATGCAGCTCTCGTTCTCCGGAGCAGGCTCAAGGTGAAGGTGGTGAAGGAGCACAGGGAGAAAACCCCAGTGCAGAACGGGATAGAGGAGAACGGGGTCGTGCCTGCAAACCTGGAGAAAGAAGTGGGCAAGCAAATTATGCAATATCAG GTCCTCAATGAAGTTGTGGTGGATCGTGGCCCTTCCTCCTACCTGTCCAACGTGGATGTGTTTCTGGATGGGCACCTGATAACCACGGTGCAAGGAGATG gggtgaTCGTGTCCACGCCGACCGGCAGCACCGCGTACGCCGCTGCGGCCGGAGCCTCCATGATCCACCCCAACGTCCCTGCCATCATGATCACCCCCATCTGCCCCCACTCCCTGTCCTTCAGACCCATTGTGGTTCCTGCTGGAGTGGAACTCAAG ATTATGCTCTCCCCAGATGCCAGGAACACGGCGTGGGTTTCGTTTGATGGAAGGAAGAGGCAGGAAATATGCCATGGAGACAG CATCAGCATCACTACCTCTTGCTACCCCCTGCCCTCCATCTGCTTCCGCGACCCCGTGAGCGACTGGTTCGAGAGCCTGGCCGAGTGCCTGCACTGGAACGTCCGCAAGAAGCAGAACAACTTCACTGTGGAGGAAGAAGAGTTCTGA